From the genome of Brassica oleracea var. oleracea cultivar TO1000 chromosome C4, BOL, whole genome shotgun sequence:
TATACTCAAGTTGAAGGGATGGATTATGAAGAGACGTTCTCACCTGTGGCTAAACACACTACTGTTTGATTGGTGCTACTCCTTGCAGCTAAGATGGTATGGTCGATTAATCAGCTTGATATATCGAATGCATTTCTCAATGGAGACTTACATGAGGAGATATATATGAAGTTGCCTCCGGGTTATGCAGAACTCACAGGAGAGACATTACCTCCAAATGCTGTTTGTCGATTACACAAGTCCATTTATGGACTTAAACAAGCATCAAGGCAATGGTTTTTGAAGCTTTCATCTACCTTATGTGCTATGGGGTTTGAGAAGGCACATGGTGATCATACCTTATTCACGAGGAGTAAGAATGGTACTTTTCTTGCGATTCTGATATACGTCGATGATATATTGATTGTCAGTAATCAAGACTCGCTGGTAGTTGAGTTCAAGTGTGCTTTACAAGCTCATTTTAAGCTGCGTGATCTTGGTGAGGCCAAGTATTATCTTGGATTGGAGATAGCAAGATCAGCTGAGGGAATTTCTCTGTGTCAGAGAAAATATACTCTGGAGCTATTGTCTACTACTGGTTTTCTTGCAAGCAAACCATCTACTATCCCTTTGGATCCTATCGTCAAGTTATCCAAAAAAGAGGGGACTTTGTTGCCAGATGGTATGGCTTACAGAAAACTAGTGGGGAAGTTGATGTATCTACAGATAACGAGACCAGATATTTGCTATGCCGTCAACACATTATGCCAGTTCTCCAGTGCCCCAAGAGAACCTCATCTCAATGCGGTCCATAAACTCTTGCGTTATTTGAAAGGAACAGTGGGTCAAGGTTTATTCTTCTCAACAGATAACAACTTTGATGTACGAGCTTTCTCTGATTCGGATTGGGGTACATGTAAGGATTCAAGAAGATCTGTCACTGGATACTGCATTTTTGTGGGTGATTCATTGGTATCTTGGAGATCTAAGAAGCAGGATACTGTCTCATGTAGCACAGCGGAAGCAGAGTTCAGAGCGATGTGGTCTGTAACGAAGGAGTTGATCTGGTTGACTCGATTGATAGTCATTTTGAAGGCACCATTCCAGATGCCTACTCATCTATACTGTGACAATGTCTCTGCCTTATACATTGCTAATAACTCAGTTTATCATGAGAGGACTAAGCATGTGGAGATGGATTGCTACAAGATAAGAGAGCATATTGACAGTGGGTTTCTCAAGACTATGTTTGTACGAACAGGAAACCAACTTGCAGATACACTAACCAAGGCTTTACACCCAGCTCCTTTCCGAGAGCTTATAAGCAAGATGGGATTGCTCAATATCTTTGCACCTCCATCTTGAGGGGGGCTACTGGTTTAGATAGAATACGGTTCTAGACCGGTTTAAGGGCTCTGGAATTGTCCGGTTTATTCATCTAATTATGATGTCAATCTGGTTTAGTTTTTACGGTTGATTAGTTTGTTGGTATATTTAGTTGTAACAAACTTTAAGCTCATTAATGAAAATCAGAGTTTCATCGAGTTCTTGAGCTTTGCTAATAGAAAAGGCTCACAAGCTCCAAATTATATCTTCCGGTCTTGATCTTGTTCTATATCGAAAATTCTCTTTTTCTATCATCAATAATAGTAGAAATCTAACACAACGTGGTAGTATAAAGTCTACATAGAGAAAATAAGACAGCCGTACACGAGTACTGCAAGCTAGTTTGTTTGTTCTTCACAGTGAATCCATGAGATAGTGAAAGTATTGAAAAGACTCCTAGTTACATCAGTATTGTAGATACATAATAGTATAAAAAATATCCACGTTAACATATCCAATGGTTTCATTTACCTCTTTAGCAGAAACATTAATCATATATAAAAACCAAAGACAGAGTCTCATATACAGCAGCTGTTAGCTAAGACTCTGAAAATTTGGTGATCTCCTAGAAAAGCATAATGAATAATAATAGACCAACAACGTTGAGTTGGCCTAGTGGTAAAGGAGTTGTGGCGTTCAATTCACGTTGGGAGAGACTATTTACAATGTTTGAGTTCTCGGCAAAGAGGTGAAACCACTTTTTTTTATTTTAAAAAAGGATTATTATGAAATTTACATTTTGACAAAAAAATAATAGACCTAATCCTCCTGACTCCAAAACGTTCTTTTCGCTTTTGGTAGGTACTGCAGTCCTTTTTGCTTTCTGATCAGCTAAATGAGAAGCAGAATATGGTGCATTTTGACATATTCAGCTTTGCCCAGAAGATGACAGTAACGCTCGTGTCATCAGGAAGTGATGTTTCCCCTCTCTATATAGTTGCAACAAGGCACAATACTGAATACATTTGTTGAAAAGCACAAAATATATTTTAAATAAGAAGATCATGGCGAAGATAAAAGAGAAAAGAAGTATTATATCTTTAATCAAGTGTCTGAATGACTAGCCTTGATAAAAGTACAATGCAGCAACTAAAACAAGAAAAAAGACTGAAAAAGAGGCGATCCAAGAAATAAATGACATGTGATTGTAAAAAGGGCAATTCCATTTCCTGATTTTCTTTTGGACAGAAGTTTCTTGGCTTGCTTCCTCTTCTTGTCTCTCCGTGCAATTTTGTTTGATTTGCACTAAACTTGGAACATAAGAGTTGGGGCACACAATTGGAGGAAAAATGCCCTATTTCAACATGAACTTTACGCATCGTGTCTTTTCCTTCACGAACTTTGCAATAGTGCGTAATTCATCATGAACTTTCAAAAAATTCAAAAATTTTATATGAACTCTTAAAATCGTGCCTATATATATGTTGACTGTCAAAGGTGTTAGTCAACCGTTAATTTATCAAAACGACATGTTTTGGATAAATAAGAAAAAAATCAAAATCTGCTTCTTCCTAGGTTCAAACGCAAACACTAAAACACCTCAATGAACATCTTAACCGCTAGACTAGAGTAACTTTCTTGTTTTAGTTGAGTAAACATTAACACTTATATATACGTTTTGATTTTATCAAATAAATCTTATCAATTATTTTTTGTTTTAATCTTATCAAATAAATATATAATTATTTATATTTTTTAAATAAATTTACGAAACCTTATTATTTTATAAATTTTAATTAATTACCATTTGTTTAAATATTTAATTGTATATTGTAATTTACTGTTTTAATCTTATCAAATAAATATATAATTATTTATGTTTTTTAAATAAATTTTACGAAACCTTATTTTATAAATTTTAATTATTACCATTTTTTTAATATTTAATTTTATATTATTATTAAAAATAAATTATAAGTAAAATTTTTATTTTATGCCTATAGAATTAAATTTATAAGTTAAATTTGACTTTATATTTCTTTTTTTTTATAATATTACAATATATCTAAATTAGTTGTTTTATATATTTCATTTGTAATATTACAATTTTTAATAGTATTATAATATATTATAATTTGACTTTATATGTTTATTTTTAATAATACTAAAAATTGAATATTTAAATCAACAGTAATTAATTTAAATTTATAAAATAAGGTTTCGTAAAATTTATTTAAAAACATAATAATTGTATATTATTTTGATAAGATTAAAACATTAAATAAATTGATAAGATTTATTTGATAAAATCAAAACGTATATATAAGTGTTAATGTTTACACTACTAAAACAAGAAAGTTATGCTAGTCTAGTGGTTAAGATGTTCATTGATGTGTTTCAGTGCTCGTGTTCAAATATAGGAAGAAATAGATTTTTGTTTTTTATATTTATCCAAAATGACGTCATTTTGATAAATTAACGGTTGACTAACACCTTTGACAGTCAACATATATATAGTCACGATTTTGAGAGTTTATATAGGATTTTTTGATTTTTTTTAAGTTCATGATGAAATACGCACTACTGCAAAGTTCGCGAAGGAAAAGGCACGATGCGTAAAATCCATGTTGAAATAGACCATTTTCCCCGGACGAAAATGAACATGAGTAGGGTTAGTTTCTCCAAGATACACTGTTTTAAAGAAGTCATTCTCTCCAATGATGTAAGCTGCGTTGTAGTATTCCTTCTCAATCTTAAGACTGTCATAACAGCCATAAGTAAAAATCACAGCACGTTTCTTCTCTTCATCAATGAATAAGCTCCGACGTGTAAAACGAGGGATAGATTCCAAATCAAGTTTTAAAAAGTTGGTCCACAACACCTCATTAGGCTCAACCTTAGTTGTAACCCAAATTTCAGTTCCAGATAAAGCCGCTAGTTTCTCTTCTCCAAAAGAAGAGAATGGAGTAGAATTAGACCAAGGGAGATGAAGCTTCTCTCCAAATCTCTCTCTTGTGAAATCAAAACAGAGAAAGATATCAGGGTACGTCTCATCACCTCTTTCATAGTACATAAAGTAAGTATTTCCTTTCACCGATGTGGTGAGACGGAAGGCCTCTCCACCCCAGCCCCAGCCCCAGCCCCAGTCCGGAGTGACATCAAGATCAAGAGTCCTCCATGTATCAGAAATAAAATCGTAGATTTCAAATTCTTCCTCACCATAATCGATAATATACCTCAAGATTTTGTGGTTACAACTGTTGTTGTCGTATCCGAGAGCATATGTGTCTGATGAGTAGTAAGGTGTTCTTCCTGGTTGTATCCACCTTGTTTGTCCCAAATACGGGTTCCACACCATGAGGCGTTGTTGGATATTGTCCTCCTCGTCTCTTGTGACAGTGACGCACACTACAAGAAAACAGCGGCATACTGAGAGAAAAAATCGTCGGAATAACGTTATTCCGACGACATACCGACGAAAAAAATCCTCGGAAATAACTCCTCGGAAATTCATTTTTCCTCGGAAATCCCTCGGAAATTTCCGACGGAATTCCGAGGAACAGAATTTCCGAGGAAACTCCGAGGACCACTAGATCGTCGGAAAGTTCCTCGGAATATACCGAGGGAGGACTTCCTCGGAAATTTCTGAGGAACGTGGTCCTCGGAAATTTCCGTGGAACGTAGCCCCTCGGAAAATTCCGAGGAACATTCCCTCGGATTTGTTTTTTAAATTCCGACGACCCATTCCGAGGAAAAGGTCGTCGGAAATTTTCGAGGGTGCTTTTCCTCGAAATTTTGAAAAAATTAATTTTAAAAAAAAAATTATTTTTTAAAAAAATTAAAATTTGTGAAATTAAAATTCAAAAATATAAAATTAAAATTAAAACTGAAAACATATTAGATAATTCAAAGTTCTACAAATAAAAATAAAACATTCCGAGTTTTTGGTAAAAAAANNNNNNNNNNNNNNNNNNNNNNNNNNNNNNNNNNNNNNNNNNNNNNNNNNNNNNNNNNNNNNNNNNNNNNNNNNNNNNNNNNNNNNNNNNNNNNNNNNNNNNNNNNNNNNNNNNNNNNNNNNNNNNNNNNNNNNNNNNNNNNNNNNNNNNNNNNNNNNNNNNNNNNNNNNNNNNNNNNNNNNNNNNNNNNNNNNNNNNNNNNNNNNNNNNNNNNNNNNNNNNNNNNNNNNNNNNNNNNNNNNNNNNNNNNNNNN
Proteins encoded in this window:
- the LOC106338192 gene encoding putative F-box protein At3g20030 — protein: MVWNPYLGQTRWIQPGRTPYYSSDTYALGYDNNSCNHKILRYIIDYGEEEFEIYDFISDTWRTLDLDVTPDWGWGWGWGGEAFRLTTSVKGNTYFMYYERGDETYPDIFLCFDFTRERFGEKLHLPWSNSTPFSSFGEEKLAALSGTEIWVTTKVEPNEVLWTNFLKLDLESIPRFTRRSLFIDEEKKRAVIFTYGCYDSLKIEKEYYNAAYIIGENDFFKTVYLGETNPTHVHFRPGKMVYFNMDFTHRAFSFANFAVVRISS